The Artemia franciscana chromosome 11, ASM3288406v1, whole genome shotgun sequence genome has a segment encoding these proteins:
- the LOC136032983 gene encoding deoxyhypusine hydroxylase-like isoform X1, with translation MVQFLISSTILGRFVVLFLQKCWQHCSAGRLSWRIMGNQTQFSNQQVVDIGSVLNNPERPLKERFRALFTLKNIGGLTAVKEIANCFKDESALLKHELAYCLGQMQDNRAVPYLEAVLKDVHQEAMVRHEAGEALGAIGDEAALPVLESYVNDPIVEVAETCQLSVERIKWLKSKNEEKVSSNPYSSVDPAPPCPDRSPEELRATLLNEELPLFERYRAMFALRNKGDDQSILALGNGLQCKGALFRHEIAYVLGQIQSPLVIQQLRERLELPEESEMVRHECAEALGSIAAPECRQILEAYLKDEARVVKESCEVALDICEYENSPEFQYTASLV, from the exons atggtaCAATTTTTGATCAGTAGTACAATTTTAGGGCGTTTTGTGGTACTCTTTCTTCAGAAGTGTTGGCAACACTGCAGCGCAGGCCGTTTGAGTTGGAG aatTATGGGGAACCAAACACAGTTTTCAAACCAGCAAGTTGTTGATATTGGATCGGTTTTGAATAACCCGGAACGGCCTTTGAAGGAGAGGTTTAGAGcgctttttactcttaaaaatatTGGTGGCTTAACTGCAGTCAAGGAAATAGCCAATTGTTTCAAGGATGAGTCAGCTTTACTGAAACATGAGCTGGCTTACTGCCTTGGTCAGATGCAAGACAACAGAGCGGTTCCATATCTTGAAGCAGTTTTGAAAGATGTCCATCAAGAAGCAATGGTTCGCCATGAAGCTG GAGAAGCTTTGGGGGCTATAGGAGATGAAGCAGCCTTGCCAGTCCTTGAATCCTATGTTAACGACCCCATCGTTGAAGTCGCAGAAACTTGTCAACTCTCTGTAGAAAGAATAAAATGGCTTAAGAGCAAGAATGAAGAAAAAGTATCAAGTAACCCTTATTCGTCTGTAGATCCAGCCCCTCCATGTCCAGATAGAAGTCCTGAAGAACTCCGAGCCACCCTTTTAAACGAAGAACTCCCTCTTTTTGAAAGATATAGAGCTATGTTTGCACTTAGGAACAAAGGAGATGATCAAAGTATTTTAGCTTTAGGAAATG GGCTTCAATGCAAAGGAGCTCTTTTTCGTCACGAAATTGCTTACGTTCTCGGTCAGATACAAAGTCCTTTAGTCATTCAACAACTGAGAGAGCGACTTGAATTACCCGAAGAAAGTGAAATGGTAAGACATGAATGTGCTGAAGCTCTTGGGTCGATAGCAGCACCAGAATGCCGCCAAATTCTTGAAGCTTATTTGAAGGACGAAGCAAGGGTGGTGAAAGAGAGCTGCGAGGTGGCACTGGATATTTGTGAATACGAAAATAGCCCTGAATTCCAATACACTGCTAGCTTGGTATAg
- the LOC136032983 gene encoding deoxyhypusine hydroxylase-like isoform X2, translated as MGNQTQFSNQQVVDIGSVLNNPERPLKERFRALFTLKNIGGLTAVKEIANCFKDESALLKHELAYCLGQMQDNRAVPYLEAVLKDVHQEAMVRHEAGEALGAIGDEAALPVLESYVNDPIVEVAETCQLSVERIKWLKSKNEEKVSSNPYSSVDPAPPCPDRSPEELRATLLNEELPLFERYRAMFALRNKGDDQSILALGNGLQCKGALFRHEIAYVLGQIQSPLVIQQLRERLELPEESEMVRHECAEALGSIAAPECRQILEAYLKDEARVVKESCEVALDICEYENSPEFQYTASLV; from the exons ATGGGGAACCAAACACAGTTTTCAAACCAGCAAGTTGTTGATATTGGATCGGTTTTGAATAACCCGGAACGGCCTTTGAAGGAGAGGTTTAGAGcgctttttactcttaaaaatatTGGTGGCTTAACTGCAGTCAAGGAAATAGCCAATTGTTTCAAGGATGAGTCAGCTTTACTGAAACATGAGCTGGCTTACTGCCTTGGTCAGATGCAAGACAACAGAGCGGTTCCATATCTTGAAGCAGTTTTGAAAGATGTCCATCAAGAAGCAATGGTTCGCCATGAAGCTG GAGAAGCTTTGGGGGCTATAGGAGATGAAGCAGCCTTGCCAGTCCTTGAATCCTATGTTAACGACCCCATCGTTGAAGTCGCAGAAACTTGTCAACTCTCTGTAGAAAGAATAAAATGGCTTAAGAGCAAGAATGAAGAAAAAGTATCAAGTAACCCTTATTCGTCTGTAGATCCAGCCCCTCCATGTCCAGATAGAAGTCCTGAAGAACTCCGAGCCACCCTTTTAAACGAAGAACTCCCTCTTTTTGAAAGATATAGAGCTATGTTTGCACTTAGGAACAAAGGAGATGATCAAAGTATTTTAGCTTTAGGAAATG GGCTTCAATGCAAAGGAGCTCTTTTTCGTCACGAAATTGCTTACGTTCTCGGTCAGATACAAAGTCCTTTAGTCATTCAACAACTGAGAGAGCGACTTGAATTACCCGAAGAAAGTGAAATGGTAAGACATGAATGTGCTGAAGCTCTTGGGTCGATAGCAGCACCAGAATGCCGCCAAATTCTTGAAGCTTATTTGAAGGACGAAGCAAGGGTGGTGAAAGAGAGCTGCGAGGTGGCACTGGATATTTGTGAATACGAAAATAGCCCTGAATTCCAATACACTGCTAGCTTGGTATAg